Proteins encoded together in one Lathyrus oleraceus cultivar Zhongwan6 chromosome 5, CAAS_Psat_ZW6_1.0, whole genome shotgun sequence window:
- the LOC127087968 gene encoding CSC1-like protein RXW8 isoform X1, whose translation MNIAALLTSAGINIVVCVVLFSLYSVLRKQPSNVNVYFGRKLANRGLKNVDLSFERFVPSPTWVMRACDTTQEELLDIGGLDAVVFSRMLVFSIRVFSVAAIICTILVLPVNYYGHDRIRKDLPFESLEAFTIENVQEGSKWLWTHCLALYIISLTTCSLLYFEYKSITNLCLGHVTGLPPKPSQFTILVRGIPWSSEDSYCEAVKKFFTYYHPTTYLSHQIVYKCGAVEKIKDDAEYICKMLGDGVEHSCKPSIVQCYFCGGTNSFKIIANETDSIHSRTGLTDVHIVARKKECAAAFVFFKTRYAALMAARNLQASNPMLWVTDQAPEPRDIYWSNLCIPYKQLWIRKIFTWVASFTFVLLFLIPVTFAQGLTQLDKLEKMFPFLTDILKKKFTVQLVTGYLPSVILVLFLIGVGPVMMLLSAVEGPISRSCRKRSACYKVLYFTIWNVFFVNVFAGSVISQLSVFTSITELPAQLAKAVPTQATFFTTYVLSSGWASLAFEIIQPFPLFCNIFQRLVLCSGQDSYNGTLTFPYHTEVPRILLFGFLGFACSILAPLILPFLLFYFFLAYIVYRNQILNVYITKYDGGGQLWPIAFNTTIFSLLVAQVIALGVFGLKQSTIASGFTIPLLIGTVLFNQYCRQRFLPVFKNNAAQVFIDMDHRDANCRRMEEIYDQLHSAYSQFGTSSTQSGCFGYPGQREHAQSHPIPGHKEHVQSRPIPFDLERGKESIKPDISWAIHR comes from the exons ATGAATATTGCTGCTCTTTTAACTTCTGCTGGAATTAATATCGTTGTGTGTGTGGTACTCTTTTCACTTTATTCGGTTTTAAGAAAACAACCCAGCAATGTTAATGTATATTTCGGAAGAAAACTAGCCAATCGTGGTTTGAAAAACGTTGACCTTTCTTTTGAAAGATTTGTTCCATCTCCTACATGGGTTATGAGAGCATGTGATACAACTCAAGAGGAGCTTCTTGATATTGGGGGTTTGGATGCCGTGGTTTTTAGCAGGATGCTCGTCTTCAG TATTCGAGTATTTTCTGTTGCTGCTATCATCTGCACAATTTTAGTGCTTCCAGTGAATTATTATGGTCATGACAGGATACGCAAAGACCTACCTTTTGAGTCACTGGAAGCCTTTACCATTGAGAATGTCCAGGAAGGATCCAAATG GCTTTGGACTCATTGTCTTGCATTATACATCATATCATTGACAACATGCTCACTTCTTTACTTT GAATACAAGAGCATTACTAATTTATGCCTAGGACATGTCACTGGATTGCCTCCAAAACCAAGTCAGTTTACAATTCTTGTCCGAGGAATACCTTGGTCCTCCGAGGATTCATACTGTGAAGCCGTGAAGAAGTTTTTCACATATTACCACCCAACAACATATTTGTCACACCAAATAGTGTATAAGTGTGGTGCTGTTGAGAAGATAAAG GATGATGCAGAATATATATGTAAGATGTTGGGTGATGGTGTTGAACACAGTTGTAAGCCAAGCATTGTGCAATGTTACTTTTGTGGAGGAACCAATAGTTTTAAGATTATTGCAAATGAAACGGATAGTATACATTCGAGAACAGGCTTAACTGACGTGCATATAGTTGCAAGAAAAAAG GAATGTGCAGCCGCCTTCGTGTTCTTTAAGACTCGGTATGCTGCCCTTATGGCTGCTCGAAATCTTCAAGCATCAAATCCTATGTTATGGGTCACAGATCAAGCTCCCGAACCACGTGATATTTACTGGTCCAACCTTTGCATACCTTACAAACAACTTTGGATTCGAAAGATATTTACATGGGTGGCTTCTTTCACCTTCGTGTTACTATTTCTCATCCCTGTCACATTTGCACAAGGCTTGACTCAATTAGACAAGCTTGAGAAAATGTTCCCTTTCTTGACAGATATACTTAAAAA GAAATTTACGGTTCAACTGGTGACTGGTTACTTGCCAAGTGTGATTTTGGTTTTATTTTTAATTGGTGTTGGACCAGTGATGATGTTACTTTCAGCAGTGGAGGGGCCAATTTCCCGTAGTTGTAGGAAGAGAAGTGCATGCTACAAAGTTTTGTATTTCACTATTTGGAATGTTTTTTTTGTCAATGTTTTTGCCGGGTCTGTTATCAGTCAACTCTCAGTGTTTACAAGTATAACAGAACTACCTGCCCAACTTGCAAAGGCAGTTCCAACACAG GCTACATTCTTCACAACATATGTTTTATCATCAGGGTGGGCAAGTCTAGCTTTTGAGATTATACAACCGTTTCCTCTTTTTTGTAACATATTCCAAAGACTAGTACTCTGCTCTGGGCAAGATTCATATAATGGCACCCTAACTTTTCCTTACCATACAGAAGTTCCGAGAATATTGCTATTTGGATTTCTAGGGTTCGCATGTTCTATTCTTGCGCCCCTGATACTACCATTTTTACTGTTCTACTTTTTCCTTGCATACATCGTATACCGTAACCAG ATTCTCAATGTTTATATTACAAAATACGATGGCGGCGGACAATTATGGCCTATTGCCTTCAACACGACGATCTTTTCATTACTTGTGGCACAAGTTATTGCATTAGGGGTGTTTGGACTAAAACAATCAACAATTGCATCTGGATTTACCATTCCATTGTTGATTGGTACTGTTCTATTTAACCAATATTGTAGGCAACGGTTTCTTCCAGTATTTAAGAACAATGCAGCACAG GTTTTTATTGACATGGATCACAGAGATGCAAATTGTAGAAGGATGGAAGAGATTTATGATCAATTGCATTCAGCATACTCCCAATTCGGCACTAGCTCTACTCAATCTGGATGTTTTGGTTATCCAGGGCAGAGAGAACATGCTCAGAGTCATCCGATTCCAGGGCACAAAGAACATGTTCAGAGTCGTCCGATTCCATTTGATTTGGAGAGAG GCAAAGAATCAATCAAACCAGATATATCATGGGCAATTCATCGATAG
- the LOC127087968 gene encoding CSC1-like protein RXW8 isoform X2, translating to MVMTGYAKTYLLSHWKPLPLRMSRKDPNVLLDDRLWTHCLALYIISLTTCSLLYFEYKSITNLCLGHVTGLPPKPSQFTILVRGIPWSSEDSYCEAVKKFFTYYHPTTYLSHQIVYKCGAVEKIKDDAEYICKMLGDGVEHSCKPSIVQCYFCGGTNSFKIIANETDSIHSRTGLTDVHIVARKKECAAAFVFFKTRYAALMAARNLQASNPMLWVTDQAPEPRDIYWSNLCIPYKQLWIRKIFTWVASFTFVLLFLIPVTFAQGLTQLDKLEKMFPFLTDILKKKFTVQLVTGYLPSVILVLFLIGVGPVMMLLSAVEGPISRSCRKRSACYKVLYFTIWNVFFVNVFAGSVISQLSVFTSITELPAQLAKAVPTQATFFTTYVLSSGWASLAFEIIQPFPLFCNIFQRLVLCSGQDSYNGTLTFPYHTEVPRILLFGFLGFACSILAPLILPFLLFYFFLAYIVYRNQILNVYITKYDGGGQLWPIAFNTTIFSLLVAQVIALGVFGLKQSTIASGFTIPLLIGTVLFNQYCRQRFLPVFKNNAAQVFIDMDHRDANCRRMEEIYDQLHSAYSQFGTSSTQSGCFGYPGQREHAQSHPIPGHKEHVQSRPIPFDLERGKESIKPDISWAIHR from the exons ATGGTCATGACAGGATACGCAAAGACCTACCTTTTGAGTCACTGGAAGCCTTTACCATTGAGAATGTCCAGGAAGGATCCAAATG TTTTGCTTGATGACAGGCTTTGGACTCATTGTCTTGCATTATACATCATATCATTGACAACATGCTCACTTCTTTACTTT GAATACAAGAGCATTACTAATTTATGCCTAGGACATGTCACTGGATTGCCTCCAAAACCAAGTCAGTTTACAATTCTTGTCCGAGGAATACCTTGGTCCTCCGAGGATTCATACTGTGAAGCCGTGAAGAAGTTTTTCACATATTACCACCCAACAACATATTTGTCACACCAAATAGTGTATAAGTGTGGTGCTGTTGAGAAGATAAAG GATGATGCAGAATATATATGTAAGATGTTGGGTGATGGTGTTGAACACAGTTGTAAGCCAAGCATTGTGCAATGTTACTTTTGTGGAGGAACCAATAGTTTTAAGATTATTGCAAATGAAACGGATAGTATACATTCGAGAACAGGCTTAACTGACGTGCATATAGTTGCAAGAAAAAAG GAATGTGCAGCCGCCTTCGTGTTCTTTAAGACTCGGTATGCTGCCCTTATGGCTGCTCGAAATCTTCAAGCATCAAATCCTATGTTATGGGTCACAGATCAAGCTCCCGAACCACGTGATATTTACTGGTCCAACCTTTGCATACCTTACAAACAACTTTGGATTCGAAAGATATTTACATGGGTGGCTTCTTTCACCTTCGTGTTACTATTTCTCATCCCTGTCACATTTGCACAAGGCTTGACTCAATTAGACAAGCTTGAGAAAATGTTCCCTTTCTTGACAGATATACTTAAAAA GAAATTTACGGTTCAACTGGTGACTGGTTACTTGCCAAGTGTGATTTTGGTTTTATTTTTAATTGGTGTTGGACCAGTGATGATGTTACTTTCAGCAGTGGAGGGGCCAATTTCCCGTAGTTGTAGGAAGAGAAGTGCATGCTACAAAGTTTTGTATTTCACTATTTGGAATGTTTTTTTTGTCAATGTTTTTGCCGGGTCTGTTATCAGTCAACTCTCAGTGTTTACAAGTATAACAGAACTACCTGCCCAACTTGCAAAGGCAGTTCCAACACAG GCTACATTCTTCACAACATATGTTTTATCATCAGGGTGGGCAAGTCTAGCTTTTGAGATTATACAACCGTTTCCTCTTTTTTGTAACATATTCCAAAGACTAGTACTCTGCTCTGGGCAAGATTCATATAATGGCACCCTAACTTTTCCTTACCATACAGAAGTTCCGAGAATATTGCTATTTGGATTTCTAGGGTTCGCATGTTCTATTCTTGCGCCCCTGATACTACCATTTTTACTGTTCTACTTTTTCCTTGCATACATCGTATACCGTAACCAG ATTCTCAATGTTTATATTACAAAATACGATGGCGGCGGACAATTATGGCCTATTGCCTTCAACACGACGATCTTTTCATTACTTGTGGCACAAGTTATTGCATTAGGGGTGTTTGGACTAAAACAATCAACAATTGCATCTGGATTTACCATTCCATTGTTGATTGGTACTGTTCTATTTAACCAATATTGTAGGCAACGGTTTCTTCCAGTATTTAAGAACAATGCAGCACAG GTTTTTATTGACATGGATCACAGAGATGCAAATTGTAGAAGGATGGAAGAGATTTATGATCAATTGCATTCAGCATACTCCCAATTCGGCACTAGCTCTACTCAATCTGGATGTTTTGGTTATCCAGGGCAGAGAGAACATGCTCAGAGTCATCCGATTCCAGGGCACAAAGAACATGTTCAGAGTCGTCCGATTCCATTTGATTTGGAGAGAG GCAAAGAATCAATCAAACCAGATATATCATGGGCAATTCATCGATAG